One part of the Marichromatium purpuratum 984 genome encodes these proteins:
- a CDS encoding glycosyltransferase family 2 protein gives MTALEWLLIPLLALTLVVLTLFSANLATLSLARLLAPRRALASAALDPERLPEVLVQLPLYNEGELIGPLLEHMAALDWPRERLHVQVLDDSTDDSLTLSEQAVARARAAGLRVELIHRRERTAFKAGALAAGLECSEAPLVAIFDADFAPPPDFLRRTVAVLEADPGLAYVQTRWAHRNRDHSLLTRVQARLLDAHFRVEQEARWRLGLPVPFNGTGGVWRRAAIESAGGWHGDTLTEDLDLSLRAHLRGWRSAFLGGLEVPAVLPTSTRAWRAQQFRWSKGFAQCFLKLAPMVWSSPRLAPWQKLLISLELAQPLAFLLGSLCLLMGLPFIAGAAVGGPLLGTVAITASVLGLVAPVGFLLLAGHAGGVRKTAREVAGALVLTSGLLLSNARAGAEALLGHRSEFVRTPKRQGGPGARRRQWRGGLPELAAGLALLGFVLLQQPIAVIYLLVVIGGLLGVGVLQLRDALQLGRTGEPGA, from the coding sequence ATGACCGCACTGGAATGGTTGCTCATTCCGCTCCTCGCGCTCACCCTGGTGGTGCTGACGCTGTTCTCCGCCAATCTGGCGACCCTGAGTCTGGCGCGGCTGCTCGCGCCGCGGCGAGCGCTCGCCAGCGCCGCGCTCGACCCCGAGCGGCTGCCCGAGGTGCTGGTACAGTTGCCGCTCTACAACGAGGGCGAACTGATCGGCCCGCTGCTCGAACACATGGCCGCACTCGACTGGCCGCGCGAGCGGCTGCACGTGCAGGTGCTCGACGACAGCACCGACGACTCGCTGACGCTCAGCGAGCAGGCGGTGGCCCGCGCCCGCGCTGCCGGGCTGCGCGTCGAGCTGATCCACCGGCGTGAGCGCACCGCCTTCAAGGCCGGCGCCCTGGCCGCCGGACTGGAGTGCTCGGAGGCGCCGCTGGTGGCGATCTTCGACGCCGACTTCGCGCCGCCGCCGGACTTCCTGCGCCGCACCGTGGCGGTGCTCGAGGCCGACCCGGGGCTGGCCTATGTGCAGACCCGCTGGGCGCATCGCAACCGTGATCACAGCCTGCTCACCCGGGTGCAGGCGCGGTTGCTCGACGCCCACTTCCGCGTCGAGCAGGAGGCGCGCTGGCGGCTCGGGCTGCCGGTGCCCTTCAACGGCACCGGCGGGGTGTGGCGCCGCGCGGCGATCGAGTCCGCCGGCGGTTGGCACGGCGACACCCTCACCGAGGACCTCGACCTGAGCCTGCGCGCGCACCTGCGCGGCTGGCGCTCGGCCTTCCTCGGCGGGTTGGAGGTGCCGGCGGTGCTGCCGACCTCGACGCGCGCCTGGCGCGCCCAGCAGTTTCGCTGGAGCAAGGGCTTCGCGCAGTGCTTCCTCAAGCTCGCCCCGATGGTCTGGTCGAGCCCGCGTCTGGCGCCGTGGCAGAAGCTGCTGATCAGCCTCGAGCTGGCCCAGCCGCTGGCCTTCCTGCTCGGCTCGCTGTGCCTGCTGATGGGCCTGCCGTTCATCGCCGGGGCGGCGGTCGGCGGGCCGCTGCTGGGCACGGTGGCGATCACCGCCTCGGTGCTCGGGCTGGTCGCGCCGGTCGGCTTCCTGCTGCTCGCCGGTCACGCCGGCGGGGTGCGGAAGACCGCGCGCGAGGTCGCCGGTGCCCTGGTGCTGACCAGCGGCTTGCTGCTCTCCAATGCCCGCGCTGGGGCCGAGGCGCTGCTCGGCCATCGCAGCGAGTTCGTCCGTACCCCGAAGCGTCAGGGCGGTCCCGGCGCGCGCCGGCGCCAGTGGCGCGGTGGTCTGCCGGAGCTCGCCGCGGGGCTCGCGCTGCTCGGTTTCGTGCTGTTGCAGCAGCCCATCGCGGTGATCTATCTGCTGGTGGTGATCGGGGGGCTGCTCGGGGTCGGCGTGCTGCAGCTGCGCGATGCGCTGCAGCTCGGTCGGACCGGCGAACCCGGCGCCTGA